The genomic DNA AGAAGAACTCCTGCAATTGAAAGCTCCTTTTTTGTTATGAACCCTGATTTTTCCACCTCTTTAAGCGAAACAAGGTAATTATCCTCATCAAACTGCTTACCTCTGAATTTTTCAACAAACCTTATTGCAGAAACCATTTTGGAAAATTCATCTGGATTCAAAGACGCCTTGTGGTCTGGTCCAGAAAGATTCTTGTCTGTTGTAAAATGCTTTTCAATTACATTTGCTCCATATGCAACTGATGCAACAGCTGCAAATATGCCTGAAGTGTGGTTATTAACTGCATCCCTTACCTCTGAAATATTTGACATTCCTGTGCTTAGTATTATCGGAAGCCCGGTTCTTGCCATGTGCTCAAGGAGGAAATGGTTGGTTATCTCGCCTGAGCCAACTTTCAATGCAGGAACCTTCATCCTGCAAAGCAAATCCACGCATTCAATTTCGTAAGGTGTTGACATGAAGATTATACCTTTTTCATCAGCATATTCCTTCATGGCAATTGTCTCTTCATCAGAAAGTTCAAGCTTCTTTATCATATCATACTGAGACTCATTTTCAGAAGTCAGCTCTTTTTGGTACTTTGCCTTTGGCGCATTTTTTATTGCTTCTTTGTCTGCCTTGAATGTCTGGAACTTCACAACATCAGCCCCGCATTCTAATGCAGCATCAATAAGCTTCTTTGCAAGCTCAAAGCTTCCGTTGTGATTGACTCCTGCCTCTGCAATTATC from Candidatus Woesearchaeota archaeon includes the following:
- a CDS encoding N-acetylneuraminate synthase family protein, with translation MEIKIADKIIGKGNPCLIIAEAGVNHNGSFELAKKLIDAALECGADVVKFQTFKADKEAIKNAPKAKYQKELTSENESQYDMIKKLELSDEETIAMKEYADEKGIIFMSTPYEIECVDLLCRMKVPALKVGSGEITNHFLLEHMARTGLPIILSTGMSNISEVRDAVNNHTSGIFAAVASVAYGANVIEKHFTTDKNLSGPDHKASLNPDEFSKMVSAIRFVEKFRGKQFDEDNYLVSLKEVEKSGFITKKELSIAGVLLGSSEKKPADEELETRAVTRRSIVAAKKIIKGEIIKRDFLSFKKPGTGIPPFEIKKIVGKMAKKEIDADELIKWDFIE